A DNA window from Campylobacter lari contains the following coding sequences:
- a CDS encoding S41 family peptidase has translation MKTKRNLIIAASICSLITASFIFTNLQAKNPAPSEAEKKIEALSKLTRTMSIIEQYYVDDVNYTDLVDKSIAGLLTNLDAHSSFLDEKGYKELKEQTNGEFGGLGFTITQKDGAISVVAPIEGSPADKAGIKTDDIILRINNESTLGMTLNEAVSKMRGEPKTKVTLTIYRKGDTKPFDVNLKRDIIKVDSVYTKLIENENLLYLRVTNFDKNVVDEASKAIKKHSNTKGIILDLRTNPGGILNQAVGLVNLFVDKGVIVSQKGKIESENVEFKANPSKKITNAPLVVLVNGGSASASEIVSGALQDFKRAIIIGEKTFGKGSVQLILPMDEKGKEGLRLTIAKYYLPSGRTIQAVGVNPDIEVFPGKVSKEENHGFEIKESDLKKHLQAELDKIGHQEKKKDNKEDKNIITKEQINNDIQLKTAIDAIKILNITKGE, from the coding sequence TTGAAGACAAAAAGAAATCTTATTATCGCAGCTAGCATTTGTAGTTTAATAACCGCTTCTTTTATTTTTACTAACTTGCAAGCTAAAAATCCCGCTCCTAGCGAAGCAGAAAAAAAAATAGAAGCTTTATCTAAACTTACAAGAACTATGTCTATCATAGAACAATATTATGTTGATGATGTTAATTATACAGATTTGGTTGATAAATCCATAGCAGGTTTACTTACAAATTTAGATGCCCACTCTTCCTTCTTAGATGAAAAAGGTTATAAAGAGCTTAAAGAACAAACTAATGGGGAATTTGGTGGACTTGGCTTTACTATTACCCAAAAAGATGGAGCAATTAGTGTTGTAGCTCCTATAGAAGGAAGTCCAGCGGATAAAGCAGGTATTAAAACTGATGATATTATCTTAAGAATTAATAACGAATCAACTTTAGGTATGACTTTAAATGAAGCTGTTTCTAAAATGCGTGGAGAGCCTAAAACAAAGGTTACTCTAACTATTTATAGAAAAGGTGATACAAAGCCATTTGATGTAAATTTAAAAAGAGATATCATAAAAGTAGATAGTGTTTATACAAAATTAATTGAAAATGAAAATTTACTTTATTTAAGAGTGACTAATTTTGATAAAAATGTTGTAGATGAAGCTAGTAAAGCAATCAAAAAACATTCTAATACAAAAGGAATTATACTAGATCTTAGAACCAATCCAGGCGGTATTTTAAATCAAGCAGTGGGTTTAGTAAATCTTTTTGTAGATAAAGGAGTAATCGTTTCACAAAAAGGTAAAATTGAAAGCGAGAATGTAGAATTTAAAGCAAATCCTAGTAAAAAAATCACCAATGCACCTTTAGTAGTGCTTGTAAATGGTGGCAGTGCAAGTGCGAGCGAGATTGTAAGTGGGGCTTTGCAGGATTTTAAACGCGCTATTATCATAGGAGAAAAAACCTTTGGAAAAGGTAGTGTGCAACTTATATTACCTATGGATGAAAAAGGTAAAGAAGGCTTGAGACTTACTATAGCAAAATATTATTTACCAAGTGGTAGAACTATACAAGCTGTTGGAGTTAATCCTGATATAGAAGTATTTCCAGGAAAAGTAAGTAAAGAAGAAAATCACGGCTTTGAGATCAAAGAAAGTGATCTTAAAAAACACTTACAAGCTGAACTAGATAAAATCGGACATCAAGAAAAGAAAAAAGACAACAAAGAAGATAAAAATATCATTACCAAAGAACAAATTAATAATGACATACAACTAAAAACCGCAATAGATGCAATTAAAATTTTAAACATTACAAAAGGAGAGTAA
- the purC gene encoding phosphoribosylaminoimidazolesuccinocarboxamide synthase, which translates to MKLDLLYEGKGKKMFKTDDENLLITEFKDDLTAFNAEKKGNEAGKGALNCKISTEIFHLLEKEGIKTHLVETISEKEQIVKKCNIIPIEVITRNVATGSLTKRLGIKEGTILPFAVVEFCYKNDDLGDPIINDEHCLILNLVKSEKDLELIKNTARHINSILVKFFESKGLRLIDFKLEFGIDNEGNMILADEISPDSCRFWDSKTNEKLDKDRFRQDLGNVKMAYEEVLKRILS; encoded by the coding sequence ATGAAATTAGATCTTTTATATGAAGGAAAAGGTAAAAAAATGTTTAAAACTGATGATGAGAATTTGCTCATCACAGAATTTAAAGATGATTTAACAGCTTTTAATGCAGAAAAAAAGGGTAATGAAGCAGGAAAAGGTGCATTAAATTGTAAAATTAGTACTGAAATTTTTCATCTCTTAGAAAAAGAAGGCATTAAAACCCATCTAGTAGAAACCATCAGTGAAAAAGAACAAATTGTTAAAAAATGTAATATTATACCCATTGAAGTTATTACTAGAAATGTAGCTACAGGATCTTTAACAAAAAGATTAGGCATTAAAGAAGGCACGATTTTACCTTTTGCTGTAGTTGAGTTTTGTTATAAAAATGATGATTTAGGTGATCCTATTATCAATGATGAGCATTGTTTGATTTTAAATCTAGTAAAAAGTGAAAAAGATTTAGAATTAATCAAAAATACCGCAAGACATATCAATTCTATTCTAGTAAAATTCTTTGAATCTAAAGGCTTAAGATTGATTGACTTTAAATTAGAATTTGGTATTGATAATGAAGGAAATATGATCTTAGCTGATGAAATTAGTCCTGATAGTTGTAGATTTTGGGATAGTAAAACTAATGAAAAATTAGACAAAGATCGCTTTAGACAAGACTTAGGTAATGTAAAAATGGCTTACGAAGAAGTCTTAAAAAGAATTTTAAGTTAG
- the purS gene encoding phosphoribosylformylglycinamidine synthase subunit PurS, whose amino-acid sequence MKVTINITLKNGVLDPQGKAIEKALHSLDFNNIANVKTSKQISFDIACDDKEEAFKQVDLMCKELLANTVIEDYEIIL is encoded by the coding sequence ATGAAAGTAACTATAAATATCACACTTAAAAATGGGGTTTTAGATCCTCAAGGCAAAGCCATAGAAAAGGCTTTGCATTCTTTGGATTTTAATAATATTGCAAATGTTAAAACCTCAAAACAAATTAGTTTTGATATAGCTTGTGATGATAAAGAAGAAGCTTTTAAACAAGTTGATTTAATGTGTAAAGAATTACTTGCAAATACTGTGATAGAAGATTATGAGATAATATTATGA
- the purQ gene encoding phosphoribosylformylglycinamidine synthase subunit PurQ: MKVAIIRFPGTNCEFDTAYAFEKLGVKTEIIWHERQDFSADLIVLPGGFSYGDYLRCAAIAKLAPAIKTLKEHVQKGGYVLGICNGFQILLELGLLKGAMKHNNSLSFISKMQALQVVSNNNAFLKNFQKNDIIELPIAHGEGNYFNSEDGIKMLEDKDMILLRYINNPNGSLNDIAGICDENKKVFGLMPHPERMCDDILGSKVGLKMFEGFLNC; encoded by the coding sequence ATGAAAGTAGCTATTATTCGTTTTCCTGGAACTAATTGTGAGTTTGATACAGCTTATGCCTTTGAAAAATTAGGGGTAAAAACTGAAATCATTTGGCATGAAAGACAAGATTTTAGTGCAGATTTAATCGTATTACCTGGAGGTTTTTCTTATGGAGATTATTTAAGATGTGCTGCTATTGCAAAACTTGCTCCTGCTATAAAAACACTTAAAGAGCATGTTCAAAAAGGTGGATATGTTCTAGGCATATGTAACGGCTTTCAAATTTTATTAGAACTTGGACTTTTAAAAGGAGCTATGAAACATAACAATAGTTTAAGTTTTATTTCTAAAATGCAAGCATTGCAAGTAGTATCAAATAATAATGCTTTTTTGAAAAATTTTCAAAAAAATGATATCATAGAATTACCTATTGCCCATGGAGAAGGAAATTATTTTAATAGCGAAGATGGTATTAAAATGCTAGAAGATAAAGATATGATCTTACTAAGATATATCAACAATCCAAATGGCTCTTTAAACGATATAGCAGGAATTTGCGATGAAAATAAAAAAGTCTTTGGATTAATGCCACATCCTGAAAGAATGTGCGATGATATTCTTGGATCAAAAGTAGGACTTAAAATGTTTGAAGGATTTTTAAATTGCTAA